AGAGGCAACAAAGGTTCTTTCCGGCGGATAGTCCTGCATATGAGGCGAAACACTGTCAAGGATATGTCCCATTGAGACCGACACGCCTGTTGGCGGTATCTTTTCCTCAATTGTCTTGGTACAGTTCGGCTCTGAAAATATAGCCTTTTCTACAGGTCTCCCGACTTTTCTCTTATCGATATCAAAGGCGGCAACGATCTTGATGTCCTTGGGTTCATAACCGCATATATCATAGTGCATAAGCCCTATGGTCTCTTTCTTTTTCTTAGAATAATAGGCCAATCCCTGTATCAGTGAACTCGCACAATTACCAACACCTGTTATGGCAACACGAATCTTTCGCATTTTATCCTCTTGTAATTTTTCTTCTTTTAAAATATTTGTCCTAAAATGTCAAAAAAAATATAGGTCGTCTATCTTCGATACTGCTGCATGCCCGCTTCATAGAGATCGTTTCCGTATATATCGTTAATCACAAAAAGAGGCAGGTCTTTTACGCCCAGTTTTCTTACTGCCTCAGGTCCAAGTTCTTCATAAGCTATGATCTCTGAAGATACCACGCTCTTTGAAAGCAGGGCTCCAGCCCCGCCGGTTGCTCCAAAATAGATCGCTTTATACTGCTTTAATGAATCTTTCACAGCCTGCGAACGTTTCCCTTTGCCGATCATGCCTTTCAGCCCGAGTGAGATCAATCGCGGGGCATACGCGTCCATCCTCGAGCTTGTCGTCGGTCCACAGGACCCGATAACCCTTCCTGGAGGCGCAGGAGAAGGTCCACAATAGTAGATTATCTGGTTGCGCATATCAAAGGGCAGCTCCTCACCCTTGTCGAGCGTTTCAAAAAACCTTTTATGCGCTGAATCTCTGGCGGTAAAAATGAAACCGTTCAGGAAGACCTTTTCTCCGGCCTTCAGTTTCTCTATGGTGCTCTCGTCGAGCGGTGTCTGAATCCTTTTTATCTCCATATATACCTCTCTTCCCTTCTCACCCTCTGCTCTTCTTACCTTCCGGGTTAAATAGTTATCTCTTTAATCCGGTGCGCGTGACACTGTATGTTCACCGCCGCGGGTAATGACGCTATGTGACAGGGCAGCATCTTGATATGGACGTCAAGGGCGGTCACAGTCCCACCGTAGCCCTGGGGACCTATGCCTGTCTTGTTTATCGCGTCAAGGATCTCCATTTCAAAGGCTGCTATCGCAGGATCCGGATTTCTCTGGCCAATTGGCGCCATGAGCGCCTCCTTGGAAAGCAGCGCCGAGGTTTCAAAATTACCCCCTATCCCAACCCCGACAATGATCGGAGGGCATGGATTGGGCCCGCCTTTCGTGACCATCTCAACAACGAATGACTTCACGCCTTCTTTCCCCTGGGAGGGCACCAGCATCCGCACCTCACCATAGTTCTCGCTTCCCCCGCCTTTCGGCAATGCGACGATCTTTATTGTGTCTCCGGGTACGATGTGGGTATGGATAATCGGGGGGGTGTTGTCACCGGTATTCTTCCTTGAAAAGGGATCACAGCACGATTTCCTCAGATAACCGTTTTGATATGCCCGGCGTACCCCTTCTGCGATCGCGTCTGTCAGCATACCCCCGACAACATGGACATCCTGGCCGATCTCGACGAATGTA
This sequence is a window from Syntrophorhabdaceae bacterium. Protein-coding genes within it:
- a CDS encoding Fe-S-containing hydro-lyase codes for the protein MEIKRIQTPLDESTIEKLKAGEKVFLNGFIFTARDSAHKRFFETLDKGEELPFDMRNQIIYYCGPSPAPPGRVIGSCGPTTSSRMDAYAPRLISLGLKGMIGKGKRSQAVKDSLKQYKAIYFGATGGAGALLSKSVVSSEIIAYEELGPEAVRKLGVKDLPLFVINDIYGNDLYEAGMQQYRR
- a CDS encoding fumarate hydratase codes for the protein MREVHTDSIIAAVENLFIDANINLSQNVFDALSQAIEKEESSVGKEVIRELINNANIAKAEHMPICQDTGLAVTFVEIGQDVHVVGGMLTDAIAEGVRRAYQNGYLRKSCCDPFSRKNTGDNTPPIIHTHIVPGDTIKIVALPKGGGSENYGEVRMLVPSQGKEGVKSFVVEMVTKGGPNPCPPIIVGVGIGGNFETSALLSKEALMAPIGQRNPDPAIAAFEMEILDAINKTGIGPQGYGGTVTALDVHIKMLPCHIASLPAAVNIQCHAHRIKEITI